From Canis lupus baileyi chromosome Y, mCanLup2.hap1, whole genome shotgun sequence, one genomic window encodes:
- the LOC140629034 gene encoding LOW QUALITY PROTEIN: heat shock transcription factor, Y-linked-like (The sequence of the model RefSeq protein was modified relative to this genomic sequence to represent the inferred CDS: deleted 1 base in 1 codon), with protein MAHVSSETQDSPKDGSTGSAASISSPLCDHTFTGDVDLRSMIEENAFQALSGGSLIKRPRYTFYVSEPEEDNDFLSLTFPRKLWKIVESDQFKSIWWDEKGTSIVIDEELFKKEVLERKAPFRIFETGSMKSLVRQLNLYGFSKMRQNFQRSASLADFLAEEKEASVLSKLQFYHNPNFKQGCPQLLVRMKRRVGIKNASTVSLVQDFNKKPCSAEGNVDSPNFGLVGETSGERVYSNSTNLNVPLIRKPSNSQRIATTTDPMKSDFSPTSPMSVRPSEQIGMEQHAVLNQLTTFHMHSHSNYTQANGHIVNFVTTTTSTSQYGIISPLQSSYFGTMVEPPTFAARYADFSGNEAHFPNMQPAGNPWFTMPMIADTSAASLSGQLINPLHPMYIILITTDLSKDYLYPRQQRLTFVGK; from the exons ATGGCACATGTTTCTTCCGAAACTCAAGATTCTCCTAAAGATGGATCGACAGGTTCTGCAGCCTCTATCAGCTCTCCTTTGTGTGATCACACATTCACTGGGGATGTGGACCTGAGATCTATGATTGAAGAAAATGCTTTTCAGGCCTTGTCAGGAGGATCCTTGATAAAAAGACCACGTTACACATTCTATGTCTCTGAACCAGAAGAAgataatgattttctttctctgacctttcccagaaaactttggaaaatagttgaAAGTGATCAGTTCAAATCAATTTGGTGGGATGAAAAGGGAACATCTATAGTGATTGATGAGGAACTCTTCAAGAAAGAAGTTTTGGAGAGAAAGGCTCCCTTCAGAATATTTGAAACTGGAAGTATGAAGAGTTTAGTTCGCCAGCTTAACCTTTATGGATTTAGTAAAATGCGACAGAATTTTCAAAGATCTGCTTCTCTGGCTGACTTTCTAGCAGAGGAAAAAGAAGCCTCTGTTTTAAGCAAG TTACAGTTCTATCATAATCCAAATTTTAAACAAGGCTGCCCCCAACTTTTagtaagaatgaaaagaagagTCGGGATTAAAAATGCTTCTACAGTATCATTAGTACAAGATTTCAACAAGAAACCCTGCAGTGCAGAAGGTAATGTGGATAGTCCTAATTTTGGTTTGGTTGGTGAAACTAGTGGAGAAAGGGTATATTCAAACTCCACCAATTTAAATGTGCCTCTAATAAGGAAGCCTTCTAACAGTCAGAGAATTGCTACTACAACTGACCCCATGAAAAGTGATTTTTCTCCTACATCACCAATGTCAGTTAGACCATCAGAACAAATTGGAATGGAGCAACATGCTGTTTTAAACCAATTGACCACTTTCCACATGCATTCACATAGCAACTACACTCAAGCAAATGGCCACATTGTAAACTTTGTTACAACTACAACTTCTACATCTCAGTATGGCATCATATCTCCTTTACAGAGCAGTTACTTTGGAACAATGGTGGAGCCTCCCACTTTTGCAGCTAGATATGCTGATTTTTCAGGAAATGAGGCTCATTTTCCTAACATGCAACCAGCAGGCAACCCATGGTTCACGATGCCAATGATAGCTGATACTTCTGCTGCCTCACTTTCA GGTCAACTGATCAACCCTCTCCATCCTATGTACATCATCCTAATTACAACTGATTTATCAAAGGACTATCTATATCCAAGACAACAAAGATTAACATTTGTTGGCAAATGA